One Streptomyces sp. NBC_01217 genomic region harbors:
- the ftsY gene encoding signal recognition particle-docking protein FtsY — protein MEFVILAVVIALVAVGVISGLVVSSRKKKQLPPAPSSTPTITPPAEPHVGEEAEAPREEPRRAIEEVAPPSAEAPAEEAPEAPEIAEPEAPAAPALEVPEPTAGRLVRLRARLARSQNSLGKGLLTLLSRDNLDEDTWEEIEDTLLTADVGVAPTQELVERLRERVRVLGTRTPEGVRALLREELLNLLGTDFDRVVKTESGLDTPGVVMVVGVNGTGKTTTTGKLARVLVADGRSVVLGAADTFRAAAADQLQTWGERVGARTVRGPEGGDPASIAFDAVKEGIAEGADVVLIDTAGRLHTKTGLMDELGKVKRVVEKHGPLDEILLVLDATTGQNGLVQARVFAEVVDITGIVLTKLDGTAKGGIVIAVQRELGVPVKLVGLGEGPDDLAPFEPEAFVDALIGD, from the coding sequence ATGGAATTCGTCATCCTTGCTGTAGTCATCGCCCTGGTCGCGGTCGGCGTGATCAGCGGGCTCGTGGTCAGCAGCCGCAAGAAGAAGCAGCTGCCCCCGGCGCCGTCGAGCACGCCGACCATCACTCCTCCCGCCGAGCCCCATGTCGGCGAGGAAGCCGAGGCGCCGCGCGAGGAACCGCGCCGCGCCATCGAGGAGGTCGCTCCCCCGTCGGCCGAGGCTCCCGCCGAGGAAGCTCCCGAGGCCCCCGAAATCGCCGAGCCGGAGGCGCCCGCCGCCCCCGCCCTCGAAGTCCCCGAGCCCACCGCGGGCCGGCTGGTCCGGCTGCGCGCCCGGCTCGCCCGCTCGCAGAACTCCCTCGGCAAGGGGCTGCTCACGCTCCTGTCCCGCGACAACCTCGACGAGGACACCTGGGAGGAGATCGAGGACACCCTCCTCACCGCCGACGTCGGCGTCGCACCCACCCAGGAACTGGTGGAGCGGCTGCGCGAACGTGTCCGTGTGCTCGGCACCCGTACCCCCGAAGGGGTGCGCGCGCTGCTGCGCGAGGAGCTCCTCAATCTGCTCGGCACCGACTTCGACCGCGTGGTCAAGACGGAGAGCGGTCTCGACACCCCCGGCGTCGTGATGGTCGTCGGCGTCAACGGAACCGGCAAGACCACCACCACCGGCAAGCTCGCCCGGGTGCTCGTCGCCGACGGCCGCAGCGTCGTGCTCGGCGCGGCCGACACCTTCCGGGCCGCCGCCGCCGACCAGTTGCAGACCTGGGGCGAGCGCGTCGGTGCCCGCACCGTGCGCGGACCCGAGGGCGGCGACCCGGCGTCGATCGCCTTTGACGCGGTGAAGGAAGGCATCGCCGAGGGCGCGGACGTCGTCCTCATCGACACCGCGGGACGGCTGCACACCAAGACCGGTCTGATGGACGAGCTCGGCAAGGTCAAGCGGGTCGTCGAGAAGCACGGACCGCTCGACGAGATCCTGCTCGTCCTCGACGCCACGACCGGGCAGAACGGTCTGGTGCAGGCCCGGGTGTTCGCCGAGGTCGTCGACATCACCGGCATCGTCCTCACCAAGCTGGACGGCACCGCCAAGGGCGGCATCGTCATCGCCGTCCAGCGCGAACTGGGCGTACCGGTGAAGCTGGTCGGTCTCGGCGAGGGCCCGGACGACCTGGCTCCGTTCGAGCCGGAGGCGTTCGTGGACGCGCTGATCGGGGACTGA
- a CDS encoding bifunctional DNA primase/polymerase, producing MGFTIGGIREMRTGSRRRGRAAECTAVAEYTGLWGWSVVPGARAAAGRCSCGEAKCPSPGAHPLEFATEVPAGATLDTAADAWAQAPGASMLLPVGRTFDILDVAEAAGRRALVRMERMGLPLGPVAVTPAGRAQFFVAPGAAAELPQLLYRMGWDDAGLDLRALGPGCHITAPPSDEGGLGPVRWLRPPVLDTAAAPPQARLLLGTLAYSCHRAPLCG from the coding sequence ATGGGCTTCACGATCGGCGGCATCCGTGAGATGCGCACCGGCTCACGGCGTCGCGGCCGTGCGGCCGAGTGCACAGCAGTGGCCGAGTACACAGGGCTGTGGGGCTGGAGCGTCGTGCCCGGGGCGCGGGCAGCGGCCGGCCGCTGCTCGTGCGGGGAGGCGAAGTGCCCCTCCCCCGGCGCCCATCCGCTGGAATTCGCCACCGAGGTCCCCGCCGGCGCCACGCTCGACACGGCGGCGGACGCCTGGGCCCAGGCGCCGGGCGCCTCGATGCTGCTGCCGGTGGGCCGCACCTTCGACATCCTCGACGTCGCCGAGGCGGCCGGGCGCCGGGCCCTGGTGCGCATGGAGCGGATGGGGCTGCCGCTCGGCCCGGTCGCGGTGACGCCGGCCGGAAGGGCGCAGTTCTTCGTGGCCCCCGGGGCCGCCGCCGAGCTTCCGCAGCTGCTGTACCGGATGGGCTGGGACGACGCGGGTCTGGATCTGCGGGCGCTGGGACCCGGCTGTCACATCACGGCCCCGCCGTCCGACGAGGGAGGCCTCGGCCCGGTCCGGTGGCTGCGCCCGCCGGTACTGGACACGGCGGCCGCGCCCCCGCAGGCCCGGCTGCTGCTGGGCACCCTGGCATACAGCTGCCATCGCGCGCCCCTGTGCGGCTGA
- the nsdA gene encoding transcriptional repressor NsdA — translation MSGSGAGDSNVGKRPNGQLGSWFVRSGWSKGELARQVNRRARQMGAHHISTDTSRVRRWLDGEQPREPIPRILSELFSERFGSVVAIEDLGLRSAHQSPSVAGVDLPWAGPQTVALLSEFSRSDLMLARRGFLGSSLALAAGPALIEPMQRWLVPVAATGPARPESAAVARRPSRLSGPELDLLESTTAMFRQWDAQCGGGLRRKAVVGQLHEVTDLLQEPQPEATARRLFRCAAELAELAGWMSYDVGLQPTAQKYFVLALHASKEAGDKPLGSYVLSSMSRQMIHLGRPDDALELIHLAQYGSRDCATPRTQSMLYAMEARAYANMGQPSKCKRAVRMAEDTFLDVGIDGEPEPDWIRFFSEAELNGENSHSYRDLAYVAGRSPTYATLAEPLMKKAVRLFAEDDEHQRSYALNLVGLATVHLLQREPEQSTVLAEKALRVAKKVRSERVNTRLRKTVDTAARDFGDIPEVAGLTDLLTEQLPETAEAV, via the coding sequence GTGAGTGGCAGCGGCGCAGGCGATTCGAATGTCGGCAAGCGTCCCAACGGGCAATTGGGTTCTTGGTTCGTGCGCAGCGGCTGGTCGAAGGGCGAGCTGGCGCGGCAGGTGAACCGCCGGGCGCGCCAGATGGGCGCCCACCACATCAGCACCGACACCTCCCGGGTGCGGCGCTGGCTCGACGGCGAACAGCCGCGCGAGCCGATCCCGCGCATCCTCTCCGAGCTCTTCTCCGAGCGCTTCGGCTCCGTCGTCGCCATCGAGGATCTCGGGCTGCGCTCCGCACACCAGTCACCGTCGGTGGCCGGTGTCGACCTGCCCTGGGCGGGTCCGCAGACCGTCGCGCTGCTCAGCGAGTTCTCCCGCAGCGACCTGATGCTCGCCCGCCGCGGATTCCTCGGCTCCTCGCTCGCGCTCGCCGCGGGGCCCGCCCTGATCGAGCCCATGCAGCGCTGGCTGGTGCCCGTCGCCGCCACCGGCCCTGCACGGCCGGAGTCGGCCGCCGTGGCCCGCCGCCCCTCCCGGCTCTCCGGCCCCGAGCTCGACCTGCTGGAGTCCACCACCGCGATGTTCCGCCAGTGGGACGCGCAGTGCGGCGGCGGACTGCGCCGCAAGGCCGTCGTCGGACAGCTCCACGAGGTCACCGACCTGTTGCAGGAGCCGCAGCCTGAGGCCACCGCCAGGCGGCTCTTCCGCTGCGCGGCCGAGCTGGCCGAGCTGGCCGGCTGGATGAGCTACGACGTCGGCCTCCAGCCCACCGCCCAGAAGTATTTCGTCCTCGCGCTCCATGCGTCGAAAGAGGCCGGTGACAAACCGCTCGGTTCGTATGTTCTCTCCAGTATGAGCCGCCAGATGATCCACCTAGGCCGCCCCGACGACGCCCTCGAACTGATCCACCTCGCGCAGTACGGCAGCCGGGACTGCGCCACCCCGCGCACCCAGTCCATGCTGTATGCGATGGAGGCCCGCGCATACGCCAACATGGGCCAGCCGAGCAAGTGCAAACGAGCCGTCCGGATGGCCGAGGACACCTTCCTCGACGTCGGCATCGACGGCGAGCCCGAACCCGACTGGATCCGCTTCTTCTCGGAGGCCGAGCTCAACGGCGAGAACTCCCACTCCTACCGTGACCTCGCCTATGTCGCGGGCCGCAGCCCCACGTACGCCACGCTCGCCGAACCCCTCATGAAGAAGGCCGTCCGGCTCTTCGCCGAGGATGACGAGCACCAGCGGTCGTACGCACTCAACCTGGTCGGCCTCGCCACCGTCCATCTCCTCCAGCGCGAGCCCGAGCAGTCCACGGTGCTGGCCGAGAAGGCACTGCGCGTCGCCAAGAAGGTCCGCTCCGAGCGCGTCAACACCCGGCTCCGCAAGACCGTCGACACCGCTGCCAGGGACTTCGGGGACATCCCCGAGGTCGCCGGCCTCACCGATCTGCTCACCGAGCAACTGCCGGAGACCGCGGAAGCGGTCTGA
- a CDS encoding ammonium transporter encodes MPPGITTLAADAPTLSAANTGFMLICSALVMLMTPGLAFFYGGMVRVKSTLNMLMMSFISLGIVTILWVLYGFSLAFGTDVGSFIGWSSDYVGLSGIGITQLWDGYTIPVYVFAVFQLMFAIITPALISGALADRVKFTSWALFITLWVTVVYFPVAHWVWGAGGWLFELGVIDFAGGTAVHINAGAAALGVILVIGKRVGFKKDPMRPHSLPLVMLGAGLLWFGWFGFNAGSWLGNDDGVGAVMFVNTQVATAAAMLAWLGYEKLRHGSFTTLGAASGAVAGLVAITPSGGAVSPLGAIAVGAIAGVLCAMAVGLKYKLGYDDSLDVVGVHLVGGVVGSLLVGLFATGGVQSDAKGLFYGGGLDQLGKQAVGVFAVLAYSLVVSAILAFLLDKTIGMRVEEDDEISGIDQVEHAETAYDFSGAGGGAAPRTTASATASGTTAAAQTKKVDA; translated from the coding sequence ATGCCCCCAGGCATCACGACGCTAGCCGCAGACGCCCCGACGCTGTCTGCCGCCAACACCGGGTTCATGCTCATCTGCTCCGCCCTGGTGATGCTCATGACTCCGGGCCTGGCCTTCTTCTACGGAGGCATGGTCCGCGTCAAGAGCACCCTCAACATGCTGATGATGAGCTTCATCAGCCTCGGGATCGTCACGATCCTGTGGGTGCTCTACGGATTCAGCCTCGCCTTCGGCACCGACGTCGGCTCCTTCATCGGCTGGAGCTCGGACTACGTCGGCCTCAGCGGGATCGGAATCACCCAGCTCTGGGACGGCTACACGATCCCCGTCTATGTCTTCGCCGTCTTCCAGTTGATGTTCGCCATCATCACCCCCGCACTGATAAGCGGCGCTCTCGCCGACCGGGTCAAGTTCACCTCCTGGGCCCTGTTCATCACGCTCTGGGTCACCGTCGTCTACTTCCCCGTCGCCCACTGGGTCTGGGGCGCGGGCGGCTGGCTCTTCGAGCTCGGCGTCATCGACTTCGCCGGTGGTACGGCCGTCCACATCAACGCGGGTGCCGCGGCCCTCGGCGTGATCCTCGTCATCGGCAAGCGCGTCGGATTCAAGAAGGACCCGATGCGGCCGCACAGCCTGCCGCTCGTCATGCTCGGCGCCGGTCTCCTGTGGTTCGGCTGGTTCGGATTCAACGCCGGCTCGTGGCTCGGCAACGACGACGGCGTCGGCGCGGTCATGTTCGTCAACACCCAGGTCGCCACCGCTGCCGCGATGCTCGCCTGGCTCGGTTACGAGAAGCTCCGCCACGGCTCCTTCACCACCCTCGGCGCGGCCTCCGGCGCGGTCGCCGGACTCGTCGCGATCACCCCGTCCGGCGGTGCGGTCAGCCCGCTCGGCGCCATCGCGGTCGGTGCCATCGCCGGTGTCCTGTGCGCCATGGCCGTCGGCCTGAAGTACAAGCTCGGCTACGACGACTCCCTGGACGTCGTCGGCGTCCACCTCGTCGGCGGTGTCGTCGGCTCCCTCCTCGTCGGCCTCTTCGCCACCGGCGGTGTCCAGTCCGACGCCAAGGGCCTCTTCTACGGCGGCGGCCTCGACCAGCTCGGCAAGCAGGCCGTCGGTGTCTTCGCGGTCCTCGCGTACTCTCTGGTCGTCTCGGCGATCCTCGCCTTCCTCCTGGACAAGACGATCGGGATGCGGGTCGAGGAGGACGACGAGATCTCCGGTATCGACCAGGTCGAGCACGCCGAGACGGCGTACGACTTCAGCGGAGCGGGCGGCGGCGCGGCCCCGCGCACCACGGCCTCCGCGACGGCATCGGGCACGACGGCAGCAGCGCAGACGAAGAAGGTGGACGCATGA
- a CDS encoding P-II family nitrogen regulator, which yields MKLITAVVKPHRLDEIKEALQAFGIQGLTVTEASGYGRQRGHTEVYRGAEYTVDLVPKIRIEVLVEDSDAEELIDVVVKAARTGKIGDGKVWSVPVDTAIRVRTGERGPDAL from the coding sequence ATGAAGCTCATCACCGCAGTCGTGAAGCCGCACCGGCTCGACGAGATCAAGGAGGCCCTCCAGGCCTTCGGCATCCAGGGCCTCACGGTCACGGAAGCCAGCGGATACGGGCGTCAGCGCGGCCACACCGAGGTCTACCGTGGTGCCGAGTACACCGTCGACCTCGTCCCCAAGATCCGCATCGAGGTCCTCGTCGAGGACAGCGACGCCGAGGAGCTCATCGACGTCGTCGTGAAGGCCGCCCGGACCGGCAAGATCGGTGACGGCAAGGTCTGGAGCGTGCCGGTCGACACCGCGATTCGTGTACGTACGGGTGAACGCGGCCCGGACGCACTCTGA
- a CDS encoding [protein-PII] uridylyltransferase, whose product MTSTEVTTESEGSEPSGYAAARLRLLQEKAQSGPPRRAALASLTDDWLNALFTAAAEQTGVRGAALVAVGGYGRGELSPRSDLDLLLLHDGNADAGAIAALADRIWYPVWDLGLALDHSVRTPAEARKTAGEDLKVQLGLLDARPVAGDLGLVAAMRTAILADWRNQAPKRLPALDELCRERAVRQGELQFLLEPDLKEARGGLRDATALRAIAASWVADAPREGLSEARRILLDARDALHLTTGRATDRLALQEQDQVATALGLLDADALLRQVYEAARTVSYATDVTWREVNRVLRARSARPRLRAILGGGKSAGIERTPLADGVVEADGEVVLARTARPERDPVLVLRAAAAAAQSELPLSRHVVRHLATAARPLPVPWPAEAREELVTLLGAGEATVPVWEALEAEGLITRLLPDWERVHCRPQRNPVHTWTVDRHLVEAAVRASSLTRRVGRPDLLLVAALLHDIGKGWPGDHSVAGEVIARDMAARIGFDQHDVGVIATLVRHHLLLIETATRRDLDDPATVRSVAAAVSSTSTLELLHALTEADALATGPAAWSAWRASLVADLVKRVSAVLAGQAPEEPEPAAPSAEQERLAIEALRTGEPVLALHAQAETPDEDGEPEPVGVELLIALPDRPGVLPAAAGVLALHRLTVRAADLRAVELPTEVGEGESADLLLLSWRVAAEYGSLPQAARLRADLVRALDGSLDISARLAEREAAYPRRRGVKAPPPRVTVAAAGSQLATVIEVRAQDAPGLLHRIGRALEQCEVRVRSAHVSTLGANAVDAFYVTDTDGEPLPEVRAAEVAREVEKALG is encoded by the coding sequence GTGACGAGCACCGAAGTGACCACCGAATCCGAAGGCTCGGAACCCAGCGGCTACGCGGCGGCCCGGCTGCGCCTCCTCCAGGAGAAGGCGCAGTCCGGGCCGCCGCGCCGTGCGGCCCTCGCATCCCTCACCGACGACTGGCTGAACGCGCTGTTCACCGCGGCCGCCGAACAGACCGGCGTCCGCGGCGCCGCCCTCGTCGCCGTCGGCGGCTACGGCCGCGGCGAACTCTCCCCGCGCAGCGACCTGGACCTCCTGCTCCTGCACGACGGCAACGCCGATGCCGGAGCCATCGCCGCACTGGCAGACCGCATCTGGTACCCCGTCTGGGACCTCGGCCTCGCCCTCGACCACTCCGTACGCACCCCCGCCGAAGCCAGGAAGACCGCGGGCGAGGACCTCAAGGTCCAGCTCGGACTGCTCGACGCCCGGCCCGTCGCCGGAGACCTCGGCCTCGTCGCCGCGATGCGCACCGCGATCCTCGCCGACTGGCGCAACCAGGCCCCCAAACGCCTGCCCGCCCTCGACGAGCTCTGCCGCGAACGCGCCGTACGCCAGGGCGAGCTCCAGTTCCTCCTCGAACCCGACCTCAAGGAGGCCCGCGGCGGACTGCGCGACGCCACCGCGCTGCGCGCCATCGCCGCGTCCTGGGTCGCCGACGCCCCCCGCGAAGGCCTCTCCGAGGCCCGCCGCATCCTCCTCGACGCCCGCGACGCCCTCCATCTCACCACCGGCCGCGCCACCGACCGCCTCGCCCTCCAGGAACAGGACCAGGTCGCCACCGCCCTCGGCCTCCTCGACGCGGACGCCCTGCTCCGCCAGGTGTACGAGGCCGCCCGCACCGTCTCCTACGCGACCGACGTCACCTGGCGCGAGGTCAACCGCGTCCTGCGCGCCCGCTCGGCGCGCCCCCGGCTCCGCGCGATTCTCGGCGGCGGCAAGAGCGCAGGCATCGAACGCACCCCGCTCGCCGACGGCGTGGTCGAGGCCGACGGAGAGGTCGTCCTCGCCCGCACCGCCCGCCCCGAACGCGACCCCGTGCTCGTCCTGCGCGCCGCCGCGGCGGCCGCCCAGTCCGAACTCCCGCTCTCCCGCCACGTCGTACGCCACCTCGCCACCGCCGCACGCCCGCTGCCGGTGCCCTGGCCCGCCGAGGCCCGCGAGGAACTCGTCACCCTCCTCGGCGCGGGCGAGGCCACCGTCCCCGTCTGGGAGGCGCTCGAAGCCGAAGGGCTGATCACCCGGCTGCTCCCCGACTGGGAACGCGTCCACTGCCGCCCGCAGCGCAACCCCGTCCACACCTGGACCGTCGACCGCCACCTCGTCGAGGCGGCCGTCCGTGCCTCCTCCCTCACCCGCCGCGTCGGCCGTCCCGACCTCCTCCTCGTCGCCGCCCTCCTGCACGACATCGGCAAGGGCTGGCCCGGCGACCACTCCGTCGCCGGGGAGGTCATCGCCCGCGACATGGCCGCCCGGATCGGTTTCGACCAGCACGACGTCGGCGTCATCGCCACCCTCGTACGCCACCATCTGCTGCTCATCGAGACCGCCACCCGCCGCGACCTCGACGACCCGGCGACCGTCCGTTCCGTCGCCGCCGCCGTCTCCTCCACCTCCACCCTGGAGCTCCTGCACGCCCTCACCGAGGCCGACGCACTGGCCACCGGGCCCGCCGCCTGGTCCGCCTGGCGCGCCTCCCTCGTCGCCGACCTCGTCAAGCGTGTCTCCGCCGTACTCGCCGGCCAGGCCCCGGAGGAACCGGAACCTGCCGCACCCAGCGCCGAACAGGAACGCCTCGCCATCGAGGCCCTGCGCACCGGCGAACCCGTCCTCGCCCTGCACGCCCAGGCCGAGACCCCGGACGAGGACGGCGAACCGGAACCCGTCGGCGTCGAACTGCTCATCGCCCTGCCCGACCGCCCCGGCGTACTGCCCGCGGCGGCGGGCGTCCTCGCCCTGCACCGCCTCACCGTGCGGGCAGCAGATCTGCGCGCCGTGGAGCTCCCGACCGAAGTCGGCGAGGGCGAATCCGCCGACCTGCTGCTGCTCAGCTGGAGGGTCGCGGCCGAGTACGGCTCCCTGCCGCAGGCCGCCCGGCTGCGAGCCGACCTCGTACGCGCCCTCGACGGCTCCCTGGACATCAGCGCCCGTCTCGCCGAACGCGAGGCCGCCTACCCGAGGCGGCGCGGGGTGAAGGCCCCGCCGCCGAGGGTGACGGTCGCGGCGGCCGGCTCGCAGCTGGCGACGGTGATCGAGGTACGGGCCCAGGACGCCCCGGGGCTGCTGCACCGGATCGGCCGGGCACTGGAGCAGTGCGAGGTCCGAGTGCGCAGCGCACATGTCTCGACGCTCGGGGCGAACGCCGTGGATGCGTTCTACGTCACGGATACGGACGGGGAGCCGCTGCCCGAGGTGCGGGCGGCGGAAGTGGCCAGGGAGGTCGAGAAGGCGCTGGGCTGA
- the ffh gene encoding signal recognition particle protein: MFDTLSDRLSATFKNLRGKGRLSEADIDATAREIRIALLEADVALPVVRAFIANVKERARGVEVSQALNPAQQVVKIVNEELVGILGGETRRLRFAKNPPSVIMLAGLQGAGKTTLAGKLGLWLKAQGHSPLLVACDLQRPNAVNQLSVVADRAGVAVYAPEPGNGVGDPVQVAKDSIEHARTKQYDVVIVDTAGRLGIDQELMQQAADIRDAVSPDEILFVVDAMIGQDAVNTAEAFRDGVGFDGVVLSKLDGDARGGAALSISHVTGKQIMFASNGEKLEDFDAFHPDRMASRILDMGDLLTLIEQAEKTFSQEEAAKMASKLASSKGKDFTLDDFLAQMEQVRKMGSISKLLGMLPGMGQIKDQINNIDERDVDRTAAIIKSMTPKERAEPTIINGSRRARIAKGSGVEVSAVKNLVERFFEARKMMSKMAQGGGMPGMPGMPGMGGGPGRQKKQIKQAKGKRKSGNPMKRKAEEQAAAARREQAAAQGGAFGLPVQEDKNFELPDEFKKFMG; encoded by the coding sequence GTGTTCGATACTCTCTCCGACCGCCTTAGCGCGACTTTCAAGAACCTCCGGGGCAAGGGCCGCTTGTCCGAGGCGGACATCGACGCCACGGCCCGCGAGATCCGTATCGCCCTGCTCGAAGCGGATGTCGCGCTGCCCGTCGTCCGCGCCTTCATCGCCAACGTCAAGGAGCGGGCGCGCGGCGTCGAGGTCTCCCAGGCGCTGAATCCCGCCCAGCAGGTCGTCAAGATCGTCAACGAGGAACTCGTGGGCATCCTCGGCGGCGAGACCCGGCGGCTGCGGTTCGCCAAGAACCCGCCCAGCGTGATCATGCTCGCCGGTCTCCAGGGTGCCGGTAAGACCACCCTCGCCGGAAAGCTCGGCCTCTGGCTCAAGGCCCAGGGCCACTCCCCGCTGCTCGTCGCCTGCGACCTCCAGCGTCCCAACGCCGTCAACCAGCTCAGCGTCGTCGCCGACCGTGCCGGTGTCGCGGTGTACGCGCCCGAGCCGGGCAACGGCGTCGGCGACCCGGTCCAGGTCGCCAAGGACTCGATCGAGCACGCCCGCACGAAGCAGTACGACGTCGTGATCGTCGACACCGCCGGCCGCCTCGGCATCGACCAGGAGCTGATGCAGCAGGCCGCGGACATCCGTGACGCCGTCAGCCCCGACGAGATCCTCTTCGTCGTCGACGCGATGATCGGCCAGGACGCGGTCAACACCGCCGAGGCCTTCCGCGACGGCGTCGGCTTCGACGGCGTGGTGCTCTCCAAGCTCGACGGTGACGCCCGCGGTGGTGCGGCCCTGTCGATCTCCCACGTCACGGGCAAGCAGATCATGTTCGCGTCGAACGGTGAGAAGCTCGAGGACTTCGACGCCTTCCACCCCGACCGCATGGCGTCCCGCATCCTCGACATGGGTGACCTGCTCACCCTGATCGAGCAGGCGGAGAAGACCTTCAGCCAGGAAGAGGCCGCCAAAATGGCCTCCAAGCTGGCGTCCAGCAAGGGCAAGGACTTCACGCTCGACGACTTCCTGGCCCAGATGGAGCAGGTCAGGAAGATGGGCTCCATCTCCAAGCTGCTCGGGATGCTGCCCGGCATGGGGCAGATCAAGGACCAGATCAACAACATCGACGAGCGCGACGTGGACCGTACCGCCGCGATCATCAAGTCGATGACCCCGAAGGAGCGCGCCGAGCCGACGATCATCAACGGCTCGCGCCGGGCCCGTATCGCCAAGGGCTCCGGTGTCGAGGTCAGCGCCGTGAAGAACCTGGTCGAGCGGTTCTTCGAGGCGCGCAAGATGATGTCGAAGATGGCGCAGGGCGGCGGCATGCCGGGAATGCCCGGGATGCCGGGCATGGGTGGCGGTCCCGGCCGGCAGAAGAAGCAGATCAAGCAGGCCAAGGGCAAGCGCAAGAGCGGCAACCCGATGAAGCGCAAGGCCGAGGAGCAGGCCGCGGCGGCCCGTCGCGAGCAGGCGGCGGCGCAGGGCGGCGCGTTCGGCCTGCCGGTGCAGGAGGACAAGAACTTCGAGCTGCCGGACGAGTTCAAGAAGTTCATGGGCTGA
- a CDS encoding class I SAM-dependent methyltransferase gives MTPTLVRHHSHADTATTVDSDTRARDWAEIQERMLAPLYEAVYERLEVGTGTRLLALGCGSGLALLIAAARGARVTGVDTDSERLALARTRLLPDAGSGAGPRAGHPQLLDGDPSAAAPADGTPYNLLTAFTPIGCSDGDGEVLADTLRSAVPLAARGSTVVLTGWGPPERCATAPVLRVAGRLFDGARAPRTGGWRPSCRDDLEEVAFRAGLKPDGSGRVACPFGYADMDSAVRGLLSTRLFDTAVRATDRDQVEKEVAEALHPHRRRDGTIWMPNVFRYLVCTI, from the coding sequence ATGACACCAACGCTCGTCCGGCACCACAGCCACGCGGACACGGCCACCACGGTGGACTCCGATACCCGTGCCCGGGACTGGGCCGAGATCCAGGAGCGAATGCTCGCACCGCTGTACGAAGCGGTGTACGAGCGGCTCGAAGTGGGAACCGGGACCCGGCTGCTCGCCCTGGGCTGCGGCTCCGGTCTCGCGCTGTTGATCGCGGCCGCGCGCGGGGCGCGCGTCACCGGCGTCGACACCGATTCCGAACGGCTGGCACTCGCCCGGACCCGGCTGCTGCCCGATGCGGGGAGCGGCGCCGGGCCGCGGGCCGGGCATCCGCAGCTCCTGGACGGCGATCCGTCCGCGGCCGCCCCGGCCGACGGGACGCCGTACAACCTGCTCACCGCCTTCACCCCGATCGGCTGCTCGGACGGTGACGGTGAGGTGCTCGCGGACACGCTGCGGTCCGCCGTACCGCTGGCCGCCCGGGGCAGCACGGTCGTACTGACCGGGTGGGGGCCGCCGGAGCGGTGCGCGACGGCGCCGGTGCTGCGGGTGGCGGGGCGCCTCTTTGACGGGGCCCGGGCGCCGCGCACGGGCGGCTGGCGGCCCTCGTGCCGGGACGATCTCGAAGAGGTGGCGTTCCGGGCCGGTCTGAAGCCGGACGGCTCGGGCCGGGTGGCGTGCCCGTTCGGATACGCGGACATGGACAGCGCGGTACGGGGGCTGCTGTCGACGCGGCTCTTCGACACGGCGGTCCGGGCGACGGACCGGGACCAGGTGGAGAAGGAGGTCGCGGAGGCCCTGCATCCGCACCGGCGCCGGGACGGCACGATCTGGATGCCGAACGTCTTCCGCTATCTCGTGTGCACGATCTGA